One segment of Apus apus isolate bApuApu2 chromosome 1, bApuApu2.pri.cur, whole genome shotgun sequence DNA contains the following:
- the LOC127386897 gene encoding endonuclease domain-containing 1 protein-like, which translates to MVERDLGVLVDDKPNMNQQCSLAARSTNHVLGCIKHNVASQSKKVSKSPSGGILPRMLVLLQVLASCLWLGHGEVVTYLESTCPQFFFNGIPPNTALTPQNSALICQRYENKYYYATLYDRSLRIPVYSAYIYRPGSGKRCQRWMVEPQLIDLKYPKNMEMQSYVLHDLKVKKSVLKDSQAVPEDYEHPGDFHRGHLSPCSHTSDTSSCNATFTLTNIAPQFGKLNQGAWKKYELTTMKNMAQNCKTTYVVVGTVPGTNYLANRVNKPSHFWSSACCELKDNTMKAWGVIAENNKNAVEELSLGELEKRLTELYGKGSVSLFNNACPRQLRSSSHPWYKKLESHDF; encoded by the exons ATGGTGgagagagacctgggggtcctggttgatGACAAACCAAATATGAACCAGCAGTGttccctggcagccaggagcacCAACCATGttctggggtgcatcaagcacaaCGTTGCCAGCCAGTCAAAGAag GTGAGCAAGAGCCCTTCAGGTGGAATCCTCCCCAggatgctggtgctgctgcaggtctTGGCCAGCTGCCTCTGGCTGGGACATGGCGAGGTGGTGACATACTTGGAAAGTACATGTCCTCAGTTTTTCTTCAATGGGATACCCCCAAATACAGCTCTGACTCCTCAAAACTCAGCCTTGATCTGCCAGCGTTATGAGAACAAGTATTACTATGCCACCCTGTATGACAGGAGTCTGCGTATTCCTGTGTACTCTGCTTATATCTACCGGCCTGGATCTGGCAAAAGATGTCAAAGGTGGATGGTCGAGCCCCAG CTGATCGATCTAAAATATCCCAAAAATATGGAAATGCAGTCGTACGTCTTACATGATTTAAAAGTCAAGAAGTCTGTACTCAAAGATAGCCAGGCTGTCCCTGAAGACTATGAGCACCCAGGTGATTTTCATCGTGGACACTTGAGCCCCTGCAGCCATACCTCTGACACCAGCAGCTGTAATGCTACCTTCACTCTCACCAATATTGCGCCTCAGTTTGGGAAACTCAACCAAGGTGCCTGGAAAAAATACGAGCTGACCACAATGAAAAATATGGCTCAGAACTGTAAAACCACCTATGTTGTCGTGGGCACCGTGCCTGGGACCAACTACCTTGCCAACAGGGTTAATAAGCCCAGTCACTTCTGGTCAAGTGCCTGTTGTGAGCTGAAAGACAACACCATGAAGGCTTGGGGGGTCATTGCTGAGAACAACAAGAATGCAGTCGAGGAACTCAGCCTGggggagctggagaagaggtTGACCGAGCTGTATGGGAAGGGCTCAGTTTCTCTCTTTAACAATGCATGTCCCCGGCAGCTAAGATCCAGTTCACATCCTTGGTATAAAAAGCTTGAGAGCCATGACTTCTAA